The Mesorhizobium sp. M3A.F.Ca.ET.080.04.2.1 genome contains the following window.
CGCCCGAACATTGGTTGTGACCGTCGATACGCCGGTTCTTCCAAAGCGGGAATACAACGTCCGCAATGGCTTCGATATTCCTTTCAGATTCTCGCCGCGCAATGTCTTCGATGTCGCGACGCATCCACGGTGGGCGGTCGGGGTCCTAGGCCGCTATCTGGCGGCTGGGGGCCTGCCGAACTTCGCCAACTATCCTCCTGAATATAGGGCCAATATCCTGAGCCGAGGAAGCGCGCGTTCGATGTCTTTGGCGCCTGATCTGGATTGGGATTGCGTCCGGCGCATACGGACGAACTGGAAGGGAAATCTGGTCATCAAAGGGATCCTGCGCGCAGACGATGCCCTGTTGGCTCTGCAGATCGGCGCAGATGGTATCATAGTCTCCAACCACGGGGGACGAAACCTCGACGGAGCCGTCGCGCCTATTGAAGTCCTGCCTAACATTGCTGATGCGGTTGGTGATCGTCTGACCGTCCTTGCAGACAGCGGCGTGCAGCGAGGCTCAGATATTTTCAAGTTGCTTGCGAATGGAGCGAAGGCGGTTCTGCTTGGCCGAAGCCTGCTCTATGGCACCGCCATAGCTGGATCGGCGGGCGCCCTGCGGATGATGCGAAATCTTGGCGAGGAGCTCGATGTGGCAATGGCTATGAGTGGCTGCAGGTCGCTGAAGGAAATCGATCGCAGCCTGCTTGTAAAGGCGTAGGCATCCAGCCTCTTAGGCCGCGAGGTATTCGCAACTCCGTCTCCTGCCGGATGCTGGTTTGGGGTGAATACGGTGCCCCAATCTCATTGAAGTCAATGTGACCGGCTCGCGGCGGATCCCTTGTGTGTTAAAAAAAAATGACATACCGTTAAACTTATTAAACGCCATCAGCCCGCGGGAAGGAAGCGCATATGAACGCAATTTCGGAACTCGAGCGGCTCTCCGGGTCGCTCTATATCGACGCACGTTACGTGCGAAGCGAATCGGCAACCCGTTTTGAGGTCATCGATCCTGCGACTGAAAGGCCTGTGGGATGGATCGCCGACGCAACCGACGCCGAGATTGACGATGCCCTGGAGGCCGCCATATCTGCCAGGAAGCGTTGGGCCGCGCTCGACCCTAGGAGTCGGGCTGTTGTACTTCACGATATCGCTGCCGAAATCAGGAACAAGAAGGCCCTTTATGGGGCTCCTTTGACGCTCGAAGAAGGCAAGCCCTACAAGGAGTCTGTCGATGAGGTCTCGTGGTGCGCTACGGCGATTGACTATTATGCGGAGATGGCTCGGCACGAGGCCGGTCGATTGGCAGGCACGACCGTCCCTGGCCAGTTTCATTTCAGCGTCAAGGAGCCACTTGGAACGGTGGTGATCATTCTCCCGTTCAATTTCCCTCTCGTGCTTCTTTGCTGGGAAGCGGCGGCGGCTCTCGCAGCTGGCAATGCCGTGATCGTGAAGCCACATGAGCAGACAAGTCTCACGACCCTCAAGTTCGCCGAGTTGTTTTCTACCCTTCCATCTGGATTGTTTCAGGTCGTTACGGGAGGTGCCAGGGTCGGCCAGCGTCTCGTGGCAAGTCCCAAAACCCACGGAGTAGCATATACCGGCTCCGTCAGCGTCGGGCAGCAGGTTGCAAGAACCTGCGCCGAAACGTTCAAGCCATGCCTGATCGAGGCTTCGGGAAATGACCCCTTTATCGTCATGCCGTCAGCGCCACTGGAGATCGCGGCTCGTGGCGCTGCGTTCGCGGCGTATTTGAACTGCGGACAGGTATGTACGGCCGCTGAGCGGTTCTACGTCCATGAAGCGATCTACGACAAATTCGCCGAACAGTTGGCTGTTGAGACCAAAAAGCTGAGGGTCGGCAATGGTTTCGACCAGGTCGATATTGGTCCCATGGCAACCCGCAAGCAGCGAGATCGCTTCGAGGCGATGATTGCGCATGCCCGTCAACAGGGGGCTCGCGTAAAGACTGGAGGCGGTCGTCCAGCACATATGAATCAGGGATGGTTTGTAGAGCCAACCGTTCTGACTGACGTTGCTCCAGAGTTTGAAATTCTCAATGAAGAGTCATTCGGGCCGGTTGCCCCGCTTTGCTCCGTGTCGAGCTTCGACGAAGCAATGACACTTGCAAACCAGTCCCGTTTCGGTCTCGGCGCCAACCTCTACAGTCTCGACATGGACGAGATCATGCGTGCTGTTCGCGAGTTCGAGTCCGGGATCGTTTGGATAAATGCGCCCTTGTTGGACAATGATGCCCTTCCATTCGGAGGCCGCAAGCTTTCTGGAACCGGGCGGCAACTGGGACCGGAGGGCTTAGCTCAGTTTCAGAACACCAAATTCGTCATGATCGACCCGAAGGCGTCCAAGCAGGACTTTTGGTGGTTTCCATACTCCAACGAGGAGAGCTTCCGCTCTTAACGCATGCGCAATGCGTTGGTGAATGCACTCGCCACAGGGAGCCGCGACGAAAATGGTCGTCGCGGCCGACCTCCGCACGAGCGGAGTTGCCCGCTTTGCGCGGCGTGATCCACTGAAGGCGGGAATGACGAGCCCGTCCACGGGCAATGACCGCGGACGAAGAGACCACGACGGGACGGATTGACGTCGACCTCGCTCAAACCGCTGCCAAGTGCCTTCGCACATGACCGAGAAAATGAGACGGGTCGTTTGCGGGCGCTAGTCTGTCGGCGGTGCGGGCCCACGCGCCCGGCAGGCAAACCCCGGAAGGGGGCGCGCGGACAAGCTGACGGTCACGGGCTCTGCGGCAGGCAACTGAGCGGCCCCTCTGGGGTCGTAGGCTCGACGGAGTCAATTGCGGACACGAAGGTTTTCCGGATCGTACCAAGGCCCGAACTGAACCTTCACGGCATAGCGCTTCATCACGATTTCTGCTTCCCACCTGCCTGTTGCCAGCCACTCCTTGGTTACCCATTCTGCGTTGTTCACATAACCAAGCCGACTGACGCACCAACTCGGTGACCGTAGGCACCAGACGCG
Protein-coding sequences here:
- a CDS encoding alpha-hydroxy acid oxidase, yielding MVDFLNYNEARELAKAKLPRGIFEFIDRGTGDEFSLRHNRRQFEAARILPRVLTGGSPRSQKVEIFGETYSAPLLAAPTAFAGLVWFKGEIELARAAAAYGIPFCAATEAITGVGEIATAVGTPIWFQLYLWDREELSQNLIEKAWTNGARTLVVTVDTPVLPKREYNVRNGFDIPFRFSPRNVFDVATHPRWAVGVLGRYLAAGGLPNFANYPPEYRANILSRGSARSMSLAPDLDWDCVRRIRTNWKGNLVIKGILRADDALLALQIGADGIIVSNHGGRNLDGAVAPIEVLPNIADAVGDRLTVLADSGVQRGSDIFKLLANGAKAVLLGRSLLYGTAIAGSAGALRMMRNLGEELDVAMAMSGCRSLKEIDRSLLVKA
- a CDS encoding aldehyde dehydrogenase family protein; protein product: MNAISELERLSGSLYIDARYVRSESATRFEVIDPATERPVGWIADATDAEIDDALEAAISARKRWAALDPRSRAVVLHDIAAEIRNKKALYGAPLTLEEGKPYKESVDEVSWCATAIDYYAEMARHEAGRLAGTTVPGQFHFSVKEPLGTVVIILPFNFPLVLLCWEAAAALAAGNAVIVKPHEQTSLTTLKFAELFSTLPSGLFQVVTGGARVGQRLVASPKTHGVAYTGSVSVGQQVARTCAETFKPCLIEASGNDPFIVMPSAPLEIAARGAAFAAYLNCGQVCTAAERFYVHEAIYDKFAEQLAVETKKLRVGNGFDQVDIGPMATRKQRDRFEAMIAHARQQGARVKTGGGRPAHMNQGWFVEPTVLTDVAPEFEILNEESFGPVAPLCSVSSFDEAMTLANQSRFGLGANLYSLDMDEIMRAVREFESGIVWINAPLLDNDALPFGGRKLSGTGRQLGPEGLAQFQNTKFVMIDPKASKQDFWWFPYSNEESFRS